Proteins co-encoded in one Pithys albifrons albifrons isolate INPA30051 chromosome 14, PitAlb_v1, whole genome shotgun sequence genomic window:
- the MCF2 gene encoding proto-oncogene DBL isoform X2, producing the protein MKEFAFLSGGRGKDKAWIITLPDNARFNEVPEEVVSKVLTYLTSVPSQHESDTKFTLILDRRLDTWTSVKMTLQKIAASFPGNLHLVMVLRPTGFFQRTFTDIGFRFSQEDFLLKLPVVMLSSVSDLLTYIDEQQLTPEFGGTLEYCHSEWVIFRTAIESFALTVKEIAQMLQSFGTELAETELPDDMYSIERILALRTEKYYQLKEDITAVTKEGNLLLSSFEEPDSEECSQDEHHERPGDWETVNRLLGQLREMETAFDGFWEKHQLKMEQYLQLWKFEQSFQEVKNAIEFLMGQQAELPDTGDSVPQVKQRLKDLDHFDGMAQDLIGKAQVVILHGHQLAANHHYALNLICQQCNELRHHSDVLSDEIKRKQMRLQKTLDLHTRLQQALQCCDEGAYLLANQQMDKCQSKEGAQKALQDIESFLENSSTYLNYNPQALHYDFESILTSELKCQIQSVQVKLENVRSMFENRQSCFKKLLDKHVRPVQLVAPRPENPPRSKSPLFSPKHGVDFNSSLKFSFDLSLPGKKTSRKTPSSRKIEVMHDYQEKRNSLQYFISDSDDSLDILKGHVINELIETERVYVEELFTVLTGYRAEMDNPAMLILLPPVLRNRKDVLFGNMPEIYDFHNKIFLHSLENCLGAPERVGCCFLDRREDFQMYEKYCQNKPRSESLWRQCSESTFFQECQRKLEHKLGLDSYLLKPVQRLTKYQLLLKELLKYSTSCDGVQELQEALVAMLDLLKSVNDSMHQISITGYDGDLSELGKVLMQGSFSVWTGHRKGPTKMKDLARFKPMQRHLFLYEKALVFCKKREEHGDGYDKTSSYSFKHFLKMNAVGITENVKGDHRKFEIWYSGREEVYVVQAQTVDLKMAWLNEIRKILFKQQELIKVEKQQPGSGMDQIPLSSQLSDRKQQRASISSEENDSERTSPVMLDSGLVSPQNKPHRSWPGMSQSLEICEGLEEWSGNQYLSNCSDTEEEDGNQLSPGKYTALADCKRRGSEDLLVKNGDEIQLLHEDGEGQWLVKNLNRRKEGWIPVHSLQIVVGDCRFRNAKVADAALCNTRKFSSP; encoded by the exons TCAACATGAATCTGACACCAAATTTACCCTAATCCTGGATAGAAGATTGGATACATGGACATCAGTCAAAATGACTCTCCAAAAAATAGCA GCATCTTTCCCAGGGAACCTGCACTTAGTGATGGTTCTTCGTCCGACGGGGTTTTTCCAGCGCACCTTCACTGACATTGGATTTCGGTTCAGTCAGGAGGATTTTCTACTCAAGTTACCG GTTGTTATGCTGAGCTCGGTGAGTGACCTGCTGACGTACATTGATGAACAGCAACTAACCCCAGAGTTTGGGGGCACCCTGGAGTACTGCCACAGCGAGTGGGTCATCTTCAGGACT GCCATAGAGAGTTTTGCACTAACGGTGAAAGAAATTGCACAGATGTTACAATCCtttggcacagagctggcagagacTGAGCTGCCAGACGACATGTATTCGATCGAGCGCATCCTGGCCCTGCGCACAGAGAAGTACTACCAGCTCAAG GAAGATATTACAGCAGTCACAAAAGAGGGAAACTTGCTTTTGAGCAGTTTTGAAGAGCCTGACTCTGAGGAATGCAGTCAGGATGAGCACCATGAGAGGCCTGGAGACTGGGAGACTGTGAATCG GTTACTTGGTCAGCTGCGTGAGATGGAGACTGCTTTTGATGGCTTCTGGGAAAAACACCAGTTAAAAATGGAGCAGTATTTACAACTGTGGAAGTTTGAGCAAAGTTTTCAAGAG GTCAAGAATGCCATTGAATTTTTAATGGGTCAGCAAGCGGAGCTGCCTGACACTGGTGACAGTGTCCCCCAAGTGAAGCAGAGGCTCAAGGACTTGGATCATTTCGATGGTATGGCTCAG GATCTGATAGGGAAGGCTCAGGTGGTGATACTGCATGGACACCAGCTAGCAGCAAATCATCACTACGCACTCAACTTAATCTGCCAGCAATGCAATGAGCTGCGGCACCATTCTGATGTCTTGTCTGATGAGATCAAAAGGAAGCAGATGCGACTGCAGAAGACCTTGGATCTTCATACCCGCCTTCAGCAG gctctgcagtgctgtgatgAAGGTGCCTACCTGCTCGCCAACCAGCAAATGGATAAGTGCCAGTCTAAAGAAGGCGCTCAAAAAGCTCTCCAGGACATAGAAAGCTTTCTTGAAAACTCTTCAACCTACTTAAACTACAATCCCCAAGCCCTACACTATGATTTTGAGTCAATCTTAACATCTGAGTTGAAG TGCCAGATCCAGTCAGTGCAGGTCAAGCTTGAGAATGTTCGGAGCATGTTTGAGAATCGGCAGTCTTGCTTCAAGAAGCTGTTGGATAAACACGTGCGGCCCGTCCAGTTGGTGGCTCCTCGGCCAGAAAATCCACCGAGATCAAAATCACCATTATTCTCTCCTAAACACG gtgTGGATTTTAATTCCagtttgaaattttcttttgatctctctctccctgggaagaaaacatcaagaaaaactCCAAGTTCTCGCAAG ATCGAAGTAATGCATGACTATCAGGAAAAACGGAATTCCttgcagtattttatttcagacaGTGATGACAGCTTAGATATACTAAAAGG CCATGTCATAAATGAGCTTATAGAAACTGAGAGAGTGTACGTAGAGGAACTCTTCACTGTTTTGACG GGCTACAGAGCTGAGATGGATAATCCTGCCATGCTCATCCTCCTGCCTCCTGTGCTGAGGAACAGGAAGGATGTCCTCTTCGGAAATATGCCTGAGATATACGACTTCCATAACAA AATTTTCCTGCACAGTTTGGAAAACTGCCTAGGAGCACCCGAGAGAGTGGGATGTTGTTTCCTAGACAGG AGAGAGGATTTCCAGATGTATGAGAAGTATTGCCAGAACAAGCCCCGGTCAGAGTCCCTATGGAGGCAGTGCTCTGAAAGCACCTTCTTCCAG GAATGCCAAAGAAAATTAGAACACAAACTCGGGCTGGATTCCTATTTACTCAAACCAGTGCAGCGCCTGACAAAATATCAGTTACTTCTGAAG GAGCTGCTAAAGTACAGCACGAGCTGTGATGGAGTTCAGGAACTTCAAGAAGCTCTGGTTGCAATGTTGGATTTGCTAAAGTCAGTCAACGACTCTATGCATCAGATTTCAATAACAGGATATGAT GGTGACCTGAGCGAGCTGGGGAAAGTATTGATGCAGGGATCTTTCAGCGTTTGGACAGGACACCGAAAAGGTCCAACAAAAATGAAGGATCTTGCCAGGTTCAAGCCAATGCAGAGGCATCTGTTTCTGTATGAGAAAGCCTTGGTCTTCTGCAAGAAGCGAGAGGAGCATGGAGATGGATATGACAAAACCTCATCTTAcagttttaagcattttttgAAA ATGAATGCAGTTGGAATAACTGAGAATGTGAAAGGAGATCATCGAAAATTTGAAATCTGGTACAGTGGGCGAGAAGAGGTCTATGTTGTGCAG gccCAAACAGTAGATCTGAAGATGGCATGGTtgaatgaaataagaaaaattttgTTCAAGCAGCAGGAGCTTATAAAAG TAGAGAAGCAACAGCCCGGCTCAGGCATGGACCAGATCCCACTCTCCTCCCAGCTAAGTGATCG gaagcagcaaagagccTCCATAAGCTCAGAAGAGAATGACTCAGAGCGCACCAGCCCGGTGATGTTGGACAGTGGGCTCGTGTCCCCCCAGAACAAGCCCCACCGAA GCTGGCCAGGAATGTCTCAGTCTTTGGAAATctgtgaggggctggaggagtgGTCAGGTAACCAGTACCTCTCCAACTGCTCAGACACCGAAGAGGAGGATGGGAACCAACTG TCTCCAGGAAAATACACAGCCCTTGCAGACTGTAAGAGGAGAGGATCAGAGGACCTGCTGGTGAAAAACGGGGATGAAATTCAGCTCTTGCATGAAGATGGTGAGGGACAGTG GTTGGTGAAAAAcctaaacagaagaaaagaaggctgGATTCCTGTCCACAGTCTGCAGATAGTAGTTGGTGACTGCAGATTTCGGAATGCCAAAGTTGCAG
- the MCF2 gene encoding proto-oncogene DBL isoform X3, with translation MAEAGPRRGGRRAGRDAASFPGNLHLVMVLRPTGFFQRTFTDIGFRFSQEDFLLKLPVVMLSSVSDLLTYIDEQQLTPEFGGTLEYCHSEWVIFRTAIESFALTVKEIAQMLQSFGTELAETELPDDMYSIERILALRTEKYYQLKEDITAVTKEGNLLLSSFEEPDSEECSQDEHHERPGDWETVNRLLGQLREMETAFDGFWEKHQLKMEQYLQLWKFEQSFQEVKNAIEFLMGQQAELPDTGDSVPQVKQRLKDLDHFDGMAQDLIGKAQVVILHGHQLAANHHYALNLICQQCNELRHHSDVLSDEIKRKQMRLQKTLDLHTRLQQALQCCDEGAYLLANQQMDKCQSKEGAQKALQDIESFLENSSTYLNYNPQALHYDFESILTSELKCQIQSVQVKLENVRSMFENRQSCFKKLLDKHVRPVQLVAPRPENPPRSKSPLFSPKHGVDFNSSLKFSFDLSLPGKKTSRKTPSSRKIEVMHDYQEKRNSLQYFISDSDDSLDILKGHVINELIETERVYVEELFTVLTGYRAEMDNPAMLILLPPVLRNRKDVLFGNMPEIYDFHNKIFLHSLENCLGAPERVGCCFLDRREDFQMYEKYCQNKPRSESLWRQCSESTFFQECQRKLEHKLGLDSYLLKPVQRLTKYQLLLKELLKYSTSCDGVQELQEALVAMLDLLKSVNDSMHQISITGYDGDLSELGKVLMQGSFSVWTGHRKGPTKMKDLARFKPMQRHLFLYEKALVFCKKREEHGDGYDKTSSYSFKHFLKMNAVGITENVKGDHRKFEIWYSGREEVYVVQAQTVDLKMAWLNEIRKILFKQQELIKVEKQQPGSGMDQIPLSSQLSDRKQQRASISSEENDSERTSPVMLDSGLVSPQNKPHRSWPGMSQSLEICEGLEEWSGNQYLSNCSDTEEEDGNQLSPGKYTALADCKRRGSEDLLVKNGDEIQLLHEDGEGQWLVKNLNRRKEGWIPVHSLQIVVGDCRFRNAKVADAALCNTRKFSSP, from the exons ATGGCGGAGGCGGgcccccggcggggcgggcggcgggccggCCGGGATGCG GCATCTTTCCCAGGGAACCTGCACTTAGTGATGGTTCTTCGTCCGACGGGGTTTTTCCAGCGCACCTTCACTGACATTGGATTTCGGTTCAGTCAGGAGGATTTTCTACTCAAGTTACCG GTTGTTATGCTGAGCTCGGTGAGTGACCTGCTGACGTACATTGATGAACAGCAACTAACCCCAGAGTTTGGGGGCACCCTGGAGTACTGCCACAGCGAGTGGGTCATCTTCAGGACT GCCATAGAGAGTTTTGCACTAACGGTGAAAGAAATTGCACAGATGTTACAATCCtttggcacagagctggcagagacTGAGCTGCCAGACGACATGTATTCGATCGAGCGCATCCTGGCCCTGCGCACAGAGAAGTACTACCAGCTCAAG GAAGATATTACAGCAGTCACAAAAGAGGGAAACTTGCTTTTGAGCAGTTTTGAAGAGCCTGACTCTGAGGAATGCAGTCAGGATGAGCACCATGAGAGGCCTGGAGACTGGGAGACTGTGAATCG GTTACTTGGTCAGCTGCGTGAGATGGAGACTGCTTTTGATGGCTTCTGGGAAAAACACCAGTTAAAAATGGAGCAGTATTTACAACTGTGGAAGTTTGAGCAAAGTTTTCAAGAG GTCAAGAATGCCATTGAATTTTTAATGGGTCAGCAAGCGGAGCTGCCTGACACTGGTGACAGTGTCCCCCAAGTGAAGCAGAGGCTCAAGGACTTGGATCATTTCGATGGTATGGCTCAG GATCTGATAGGGAAGGCTCAGGTGGTGATACTGCATGGACACCAGCTAGCAGCAAATCATCACTACGCACTCAACTTAATCTGCCAGCAATGCAATGAGCTGCGGCACCATTCTGATGTCTTGTCTGATGAGATCAAAAGGAAGCAGATGCGACTGCAGAAGACCTTGGATCTTCATACCCGCCTTCAGCAG gctctgcagtgctgtgatgAAGGTGCCTACCTGCTCGCCAACCAGCAAATGGATAAGTGCCAGTCTAAAGAAGGCGCTCAAAAAGCTCTCCAGGACATAGAAAGCTTTCTTGAAAACTCTTCAACCTACTTAAACTACAATCCCCAAGCCCTACACTATGATTTTGAGTCAATCTTAACATCTGAGTTGAAG TGCCAGATCCAGTCAGTGCAGGTCAAGCTTGAGAATGTTCGGAGCATGTTTGAGAATCGGCAGTCTTGCTTCAAGAAGCTGTTGGATAAACACGTGCGGCCCGTCCAGTTGGTGGCTCCTCGGCCAGAAAATCCACCGAGATCAAAATCACCATTATTCTCTCCTAAACACG gtgTGGATTTTAATTCCagtttgaaattttcttttgatctctctctccctgggaagaaaacatcaagaaaaactCCAAGTTCTCGCAAG ATCGAAGTAATGCATGACTATCAGGAAAAACGGAATTCCttgcagtattttatttcagacaGTGATGACAGCTTAGATATACTAAAAGG CCATGTCATAAATGAGCTTATAGAAACTGAGAGAGTGTACGTAGAGGAACTCTTCACTGTTTTGACG GGCTACAGAGCTGAGATGGATAATCCTGCCATGCTCATCCTCCTGCCTCCTGTGCTGAGGAACAGGAAGGATGTCCTCTTCGGAAATATGCCTGAGATATACGACTTCCATAACAA AATTTTCCTGCACAGTTTGGAAAACTGCCTAGGAGCACCCGAGAGAGTGGGATGTTGTTTCCTAGACAGG AGAGAGGATTTCCAGATGTATGAGAAGTATTGCCAGAACAAGCCCCGGTCAGAGTCCCTATGGAGGCAGTGCTCTGAAAGCACCTTCTTCCAG GAATGCCAAAGAAAATTAGAACACAAACTCGGGCTGGATTCCTATTTACTCAAACCAGTGCAGCGCCTGACAAAATATCAGTTACTTCTGAAG GAGCTGCTAAAGTACAGCACGAGCTGTGATGGAGTTCAGGAACTTCAAGAAGCTCTGGTTGCAATGTTGGATTTGCTAAAGTCAGTCAACGACTCTATGCATCAGATTTCAATAACAGGATATGAT GGTGACCTGAGCGAGCTGGGGAAAGTATTGATGCAGGGATCTTTCAGCGTTTGGACAGGACACCGAAAAGGTCCAACAAAAATGAAGGATCTTGCCAGGTTCAAGCCAATGCAGAGGCATCTGTTTCTGTATGAGAAAGCCTTGGTCTTCTGCAAGAAGCGAGAGGAGCATGGAGATGGATATGACAAAACCTCATCTTAcagttttaagcattttttgAAA ATGAATGCAGTTGGAATAACTGAGAATGTGAAAGGAGATCATCGAAAATTTGAAATCTGGTACAGTGGGCGAGAAGAGGTCTATGTTGTGCAG gccCAAACAGTAGATCTGAAGATGGCATGGTtgaatgaaataagaaaaattttgTTCAAGCAGCAGGAGCTTATAAAAG TAGAGAAGCAACAGCCCGGCTCAGGCATGGACCAGATCCCACTCTCCTCCCAGCTAAGTGATCG gaagcagcaaagagccTCCATAAGCTCAGAAGAGAATGACTCAGAGCGCACCAGCCCGGTGATGTTGGACAGTGGGCTCGTGTCCCCCCAGAACAAGCCCCACCGAA GCTGGCCAGGAATGTCTCAGTCTTTGGAAATctgtgaggggctggaggagtgGTCAGGTAACCAGTACCTCTCCAACTGCTCAGACACCGAAGAGGAGGATGGGAACCAACTG TCTCCAGGAAAATACACAGCCCTTGCAGACTGTAAGAGGAGAGGATCAGAGGACCTGCTGGTGAAAAACGGGGATGAAATTCAGCTCTTGCATGAAGATGGTGAGGGACAGTG GTTGGTGAAAAAcctaaacagaagaaaagaaggctgGATTCCTGTCCACAGTCTGCAGATAGTAGTTGGTGACTGCAGATTTCGGAATGCCAAAGTTGCAG